One region of Actinomycetota bacterium genomic DNA includes:
- a CDS encoding S16 family serine protease has translation MPVREPVVQQPPPPWMQPPPGAGKRRGFPGLKTAVVVGALAIIVGAVMAVHLNYDVFVPGEAPSAEARISINAPQAGSAQCTGTICVHKRAGSIHLTTVGVYYGVRLPQLIAAKLNHRDAVYPESAYPNDAAAQVTEMDESQHDGIVAGLGEALGYTNLKLDGLLVVGLVTNTPANKILQLGDIITSADGQDLTASSGTNQLGTIVSNHAVGESVHLSVLRGGKPMSLTVGVVKNPSPTSGSNPGPARVIGVEIEPDYIPPVPIKINAGEIGGPSAGLSWAMSIVNLIGPNDLTRGRIIADTGTIDYAGTVGDIGGIQQKVYGAEAEHATIFICPKDQAKDAQATVNQSHVKMRVIGVSTLHEAIQALTAS, from the coding sequence GTGCCCGTGCGAGAACCGGTCGTCCAGCAGCCGCCCCCGCCGTGGATGCAGCCCCCACCGGGCGCCGGGAAACGCAGGGGGTTCCCGGGCCTGAAGACCGCCGTTGTGGTGGGTGCCCTGGCGATCATCGTCGGAGCGGTCATGGCGGTGCACCTCAACTACGACGTCTTCGTGCCCGGCGAGGCGCCCAGCGCCGAGGCCCGCATCAGCATCAACGCCCCGCAGGCCGGCTCGGCGCAGTGCACGGGCACGATCTGCGTCCACAAGCGCGCCGGGTCGATCCACCTGACGACGGTGGGCGTGTACTACGGCGTCCGCCTACCGCAGCTGATCGCCGCCAAGCTCAACCACCGGGATGCGGTCTACCCGGAGTCGGCCTACCCCAACGACGCCGCCGCCCAGGTGACCGAGATGGACGAGAGCCAGCACGATGGGATCGTGGCGGGACTGGGCGAGGCGCTCGGCTACACCAACCTGAAGCTGGACGGCCTCCTGGTGGTGGGCCTGGTCACCAACACCCCGGCGAACAAGATCCTGCAACTGGGCGACATCATCACCTCGGCGGACGGCCAGGATCTGACCGCCTCCAGCGGCACCAACCAGTTGGGCACCATCGTCTCCAACCATGCGGTGGGGGAGAGCGTGCACCTGAGCGTGCTGCGGGGCGGCAAGCCGATGTCGCTGACCGTCGGCGTGGTGAAGAACCCGTCGCCCACGTCGGGCTCGAACCCGGGCCCCGCCCGGGTGATCGGGGTCGAGATCGAGCCGGACTACATCCCACCCGTGCCCATCAAGATCAACGCCGGGGAGATCGGCGGCCCGTCGGCAGGGCTGTCCTGGGCGATGTCGATCGTGAACCTCATCGGCCCGAACGACCTCACCCGGGGGCGGATCATCGCCGACACCGGGACGATCGACTACGCCGGCACCGTGGGCGACATCGGGGGCATCCAGCAGAAGGTGTACGGGGCCGAGGCCGAGCACGCCACGATCTTCATCTGCCCCAAGGACCAGGCCAAGGACGCCCAGGCGACGGTCAACCAGTCGCACGTCAAGATGCGGGTGATCGGCGTCTCGACGCTGCACGAGGCCATCCAGGCCCTCACCGCCTCCTGA
- a CDS encoding rod shape-determining protein, with amino-acid sequence MARDLAIDLGTANTLVFVEGRGIVLNEPTVIALNRENGQVLAMGSEAYRMIGRTPGYIVAERPLRRGAITDFEVTERYIRLILEKVGVRKRIPRPRVLICVPSAITEVERRAVQEATMAAGAREAYLIEEPVAAAIGAGLPISEPVGNLVVDIGGGTSEVAVMSLGGVVVNKGVRVGGFDIDEAISRHIRKEYGIVVGERTAEQIKIAIGSAFPLADEEKAEIKGRDLAAGLPKVVHITSEEIREAIDDPVRAIVESVVQALSMTPPELSQDILSHGIALTGGGGLLRGLEARVAQECDVPVHVTPRPLECVVLGAGKCLSSFQAAKDLFLSSR; translated from the coding sequence ATGGCCCGCGACCTGGCCATCGACCTCGGTACCGCCAACACGCTGGTGTTCGTTGAGGGCCGGGGCATCGTCCTCAACGAGCCCACCGTCATCGCGCTGAACCGGGAGAACGGCCAGGTCCTCGCCATGGGAAGCGAGGCGTACCGCATGATCGGGCGGACGCCGGGCTACATCGTGGCCGAGCGCCCGCTGCGCCGGGGCGCCATCACTGACTTCGAGGTCACCGAGCGCTACATCCGCCTCATCCTCGAGAAGGTGGGCGTGCGCAAGCGCATTCCGCGGCCCCGGGTGCTCATCTGCGTCCCCTCGGCCATCACCGAGGTGGAGCGCCGCGCGGTGCAGGAGGCGACGATGGCCGCCGGCGCCCGGGAGGCCTACCTGATCGAGGAGCCGGTGGCGGCGGCGATCGGGGCCGGCCTGCCGATCAGCGAGCCCGTCGGCAACCTGGTGGTGGACATCGGCGGCGGCACGTCCGAGGTCGCAGTCATGTCGCTGGGCGGCGTGGTGGTCAACAAGGGCGTGCGGGTGGGGGGCTTCGACATCGACGAGGCCATCTCCCGCCACATCCGCAAGGAGTACGGGATCGTGGTGGGGGAGCGCACCGCCGAGCAGATCAAAATCGCCATCGGTTCGGCCTTCCCGCTGGCGGACGAGGAGAAGGCGGAGATCAAGGGGCGGGACCTCGCCGCCGGGCTCCCCAAAGTGGTGCACATCACCTCCGAGGAGATCCGGGAGGCCATCGACGACCCGGTGCGCGCGATCGTCGAGTCCGTGGTCCAGGCGCTGTCGATGACGCCGCCCGAGCTGTCGCAGGACATCCTGTCGCACGGCATCGCCCTCACCGGCGGCGGGGGCCTGCTGCGCGGGCTGGAGGCCCGGGTGGCCCAGGAGTGCGACGTGCCGGTGCACGTGACGCCCCGGCCGCTGGAGTGCGTCGTGCTGGGGGCAGGGAAGTGCCTGAGCTCGTTCCAGGCGGCCAAGGACCTGTTCCTCTCCAGCCGCTGA
- a CDS encoding LysR family transcriptional regulator yields the protein MNTDQLQTFVVLARTASFTKAAAELNLSQPAVSRHIQKLEHELGVPLLDQRRGRVELSEAGERLLTFAEEVMEGRRRLMETLGAGPRALEGELRIAASTTPGEFLVPGLVAAFTKRHPRVTTQVLIADSSEVPERLRSRRYDVGFSGVELPDKDLYHQEVATDEIVLAVPPKHPFAGRGSVELKELAGQPFVMREAGSGTFMSFHAALKEMGAEMPPYRTVMVLSTTQAIVSAVGSGFGIGLVSLMALDARGPGGPVAVRIEGLPLRRMLYLVLERERALPPAPSAFCTWVIFQTGNGERR from the coding sequence ATGAACACCGATCAGCTGCAGACCTTCGTCGTCCTTGCGCGCACGGCGAGCTTCACGAAAGCCGCCGCCGAGCTCAACCTCAGCCAGCCCGCGGTGAGCCGCCACATCCAGAAGCTGGAGCACGAGCTGGGCGTCCCCCTCCTCGACCAGCGCCGGGGACGGGTGGAGCTCTCCGAGGCGGGAGAGCGCCTCCTGACGTTCGCCGAGGAGGTGATGGAGGGCCGCCGCCGGCTGATGGAGACGCTGGGGGCCGGGCCCCGGGCGCTGGAGGGCGAGCTGCGGATCGCGGCATCGACCACCCCGGGAGAGTTCCTCGTGCCAGGGCTGGTGGCGGCATTCACGAAACGCCATCCCCGGGTCACCACCCAGGTGCTCATCGCCGACTCCTCCGAGGTGCCCGAGCGCCTGCGCTCCCGGCGCTACGACGTCGGCTTCTCGGGCGTCGAGCTGCCGGACAAGGACCTCTACCACCAGGAGGTGGCCACCGACGAGATCGTCCTGGCCGTGCCGCCGAAGCATCCCTTCGCCGGGCGGGGGTCGGTGGAGCTGAAGGAGCTGGCCGGGCAGCCCTTCGTCATGCGGGAGGCGGGGTCGGGGACCTTCATGAGCTTCCACGCCGCCCTGAAGGAGATGGGGGCCGAGATGCCGCCCTACCGCACCGTGATGGTGCTCTCCACCACCCAGGCCATCGTCTCGGCGGTGGGAAGCGGCTTCGGGATCGGCCTGGTGTCCCTGATGGCGCTGGACGCCCGGGGGCCGGGCGGGCCGGTGGCGGTGCGCATCGAGGGCCTCCCGCTGCGCCGGATGCTCTACCTGGTGCTGGAGCGGGAGCGGGCGCTGCCGCCGGCACCGTCGGCGTTCTGCACGTGGGTGATCTTCCAGACGGGCAACGGGGAGCGCCGGTAG
- a CDS encoding S8 family serine peptidase: MLLAIGPAASASLPYPPNDPYFASQWALKVIKAPQAWTKSTGAGMTVAVVDTGVQFGVPDLPASDSAGSFNCIGTGGTSTPCPGDTSGDGQGHGTWVASVIAADTNNGAGMAGVAPDAKILSVKAIGSDGTGSVQDIAKGIEFAADQGAEVINLSVGPDAFGTPFPQLDCPPGTAGGCLSSPVSSPDTLHQALQPAVDYAFNHGAFVVVSAGNTLPNAGPGPSMYLGMDHLLIVGATGSSDTPASYSDTGSGSTFIWAPGGDGSCASGQTSTCIILASRSGGYQVSEGTSFAAPHVAGVMALLMAMGYSNSAAAARIESTADSTSAGLRLDAAAAVGASSATPATTSQPASPPVLPVAPSPPRTTVTHPAASPAAAKPPVVPAAATTPPPSPVPSPSPSPQPSPSASPTPAGGDAKDPSGLSVARAVADKAAPSGKESPQVVALILVIAAGGAAGVVFIERRLRV, from the coding sequence GTGCTGCTCGCCATCGGCCCGGCGGCCTCCGCCTCCCTCCCGTACCCGCCCAACGACCCCTACTTCGCCAGCCAGTGGGCGCTCAAGGTCATCAAGGCCCCGCAGGCCTGGACCAAGAGCACCGGAGCGGGGATGACCGTGGCGGTGGTGGACACCGGGGTGCAGTTCGGGGTCCCGGACCTGCCGGCGAGCGACTCGGCCGGCTCCTTCAACTGCATCGGCACCGGCGGGACCTCGACCCCGTGCCCGGGCGATACCAGCGGCGACGGCCAGGGCCACGGCACCTGGGTGGCCAGCGTGATCGCCGCCGACACCAACAACGGCGCCGGGATGGCCGGGGTCGCCCCCGACGCCAAGATCCTCTCGGTCAAGGCCATCGGCTCCGACGGCACCGGCTCGGTGCAGGACATCGCCAAGGGCATCGAGTTCGCCGCCGACCAGGGCGCCGAGGTCATCAACCTCTCGGTCGGGCCGGATGCCTTCGGCACGCCCTTCCCGCAGCTCGACTGCCCGCCGGGCACCGCCGGCGGCTGCCTCTCCTCGCCGGTCAGCAGCCCCGACACCCTGCATCAGGCCCTCCAGCCAGCCGTGGACTACGCCTTCAACCACGGGGCGTTCGTGGTGGTCTCGGCGGGCAACACGCTGCCCAACGCCGGCCCGGGCCCATCGATGTACCTCGGGATGGACCACCTGCTGATTGTCGGGGCCACCGGCTCGAGCGACACACCGGCCAGCTACTCCGACACCGGGAGCGGTTCGACGTTCATCTGGGCGCCCGGGGGCGACGGCTCGTGCGCCTCGGGGCAGACCAGCACCTGCATCATCCTGGCGTCGAGGTCGGGGGGCTACCAGGTGAGCGAGGGGACCTCGTTCGCCGCCCCGCACGTCGCCGGCGTCATGGCGCTGCTCATGGCGATGGGCTACTCCAACTCGGCGGCTGCCGCCCGGATCGAGTCCACGGCGGACTCGACGTCGGCCGGCCTGCGCCTGGATGCCGCCGCTGCGGTGGGGGCGTCGTCGGCCACCCCGGCCACCACGTCCCAGCCGGCCAGCCCGCCGGTCCTGCCGGTTGCCCCCTCGCCCCCCCGGACCACCGTGACCCACCCCGCCGCCAGCCCGGCGGCCGCCAAGCCCCCGGTGGTTCCGGCGGCGGCCACGACGCCCCCCCCGTCGCCCGTCCCGTCGCCCAGCCCCTCGCCCCAGCCGTCGCCCAGTGCCTCCCCGACCCCGGCGGGAGGCGATGCGAAGGATCCATCCGGGCTGTCGGTCGCCCGGGCGGTGGCTGACAAGGCCGCCCCATCGGGCAAGGAGTCCCCCCAGGTCGTGGCCCTGATCCTGGTGATCGCCGCCGGCGGTGCGGCGGGCGTCGTGTTCATCGAACGCCGCCTGCGGGTGTGA
- a CDS encoding ATP-binding protein has product MNTLSVPFHFTTTFVVAVGAFAGLWLAISRPRFAPKGWARALFGLGWGILAVAETFDGAQIITSATDGRLLIVRSAAYLALLISLVPSALAENKLDPWRPGEAGQGAWAVSAGAVVRGAGPAVIVLWTALVALRSRLEGARRLGVAFGFLGLSEIMLAQPGGGNNPSSVPWLVGHTLILLAGMALGWWLWQAFRVSVQARFVAALVLLLIMVVAVISSTVTSVFANSSRSNAFKAESAAASFETTALGSLTNLYLTAATQSASTQGVGDLIQSNSAATLAIYAGFVRGKSDFFVFCSPAPNLYCLPLGVAADKAAVTDTDTPQIYGSPVARSALTGTAAGAVVNIGLGRPKLAVIGGAPVFVSATPGGPAHLVGAVLVGKVVTDAVVGSLSLPGNPGVTVVGPDGRIVAQSHVHRGLGATLSRIGRSVVVGGHTQSSSVSVDAGSYNIVAAPLVGSGNAVVGALLVSEPESQAAPPRSESIALFFGALAATLFAVGASMVSGARIARPIRELTAAAVRVRTGDLTARVPVDEADEIGALGEAFNQMTASLTSLTGELREAAVQESQVRDELETVLQSMSDGLIALDLSARIVTINREAQRLVGMSADRARGRQIETVLGLVDAGGAPIDLPVYRLEAGSAVGFVPSPDRSDPDTKVSLTSAPISDDEGTVRGAVVVLRDLTSEHLIDKMKVEFLSNVSHELRTPLTPIKGYADLMRRKTLPPEKVQTFLNVIVASTERMERIVNMLVDFSAMQAGNITIRRVNVSLDAVTDELVTKWRPAAPKHTFLREGFESLPPVPVDKRLFPLAVDELIDNAVKFSPDGGKVWVRGLMDPRRPDRVLVSVTDQGIGIAEAEIERIFQDFVQVDASETREFGGLGLGLAYVRRIIEAHGGELRVESTPGEGSTFTLVIPIFNVPENDGGEAPEGTSAEARPGPQRPRPTPTFRRVHSARRPPPESPEDRDK; this is encoded by the coding sequence ATGAACACGCTGTCGGTTCCCTTCCACTTCACGACCACGTTCGTGGTCGCCGTCGGGGCCTTCGCCGGCCTCTGGCTGGCGATCTCCCGGCCCCGCTTCGCCCCCAAGGGCTGGGCCCGGGCTCTGTTCGGCCTGGGGTGGGGGATCCTGGCGGTCGCCGAGACCTTCGACGGGGCCCAGATCATCACCTCGGCCACCGACGGGCGGCTGCTCATCGTGCGCTCGGCGGCCTACCTTGCCCTGCTGATCTCGCTGGTGCCGTCCGCGCTCGCCGAGAACAAGCTGGACCCGTGGCGGCCCGGGGAGGCGGGCCAGGGGGCCTGGGCAGTGTCGGCCGGCGCCGTGGTGCGGGGCGCGGGCCCGGCGGTCATCGTCCTGTGGACGGCCCTGGTGGCCTTGCGCAGCCGGCTGGAGGGCGCCCGCCGCCTGGGGGTGGCGTTCGGGTTCCTGGGGCTCTCTGAGATCATGCTGGCCCAGCCGGGCGGCGGGAACAACCCCTCCAGCGTGCCCTGGCTGGTGGGCCACACGCTCATCCTCCTGGCGGGGATGGCGCTCGGGTGGTGGCTGTGGCAGGCGTTCCGGGTGTCGGTGCAGGCCCGCTTCGTGGCCGCCTTGGTGCTGCTGCTGATCATGGTGGTGGCAGTGATCTCGTCGACGGTCACCTCGGTGTTCGCCAACAGCTCGCGCTCGAACGCCTTCAAGGCCGAATCGGCGGCGGCGTCGTTCGAGACCACCGCGCTGGGAAGCCTCACGAACCTCTATCTCACCGCCGCCACCCAGAGCGCGAGCACGCAGGGGGTGGGGGACCTCATCCAGTCGAACAGCGCCGCCACTCTGGCGATCTACGCCGGATTCGTCCGTGGGAAGTCCGATTTCTTCGTGTTCTGCTCCCCGGCGCCCAACCTCTACTGCCTGCCCCTGGGGGTTGCCGCCGATAAGGCGGCGGTGACGGACACGGACACACCCCAGATCTACGGGAGCCCCGTTGCCCGGAGCGCCCTGACCGGCACCGCCGCCGGGGCGGTCGTCAACATCGGCCTGGGGAGGCCCAAGCTCGCCGTCATCGGGGGGGCACCGGTGTTCGTCTCCGCCACCCCCGGGGGACCGGCCCACCTCGTGGGCGCGGTGCTGGTGGGCAAGGTCGTGACCGACGCAGTGGTCGGCAGCCTGTCGTTGCCGGGCAACCCGGGCGTGACGGTGGTCGGCCCCGACGGCCGCATCGTTGCCCAGTCGCACGTGCACCGGGGGCTCGGCGCCACCCTCAGCCGGATCGGCCGGAGTGTTGTCGTTGGCGGGCATACGCAATCGAGCTCGGTGTCGGTTGATGCGGGGTCCTACAACATCGTTGCCGCCCCCCTGGTCGGTTCCGGCAACGCCGTGGTCGGAGCCCTGCTCGTGTCCGAGCCCGAGAGCCAGGCCGCCCCGCCCCGCTCGGAGAGCATCGCCCTGTTCTTCGGGGCGCTGGCCGCCACCTTGTTCGCCGTCGGGGCGTCGATGGTCTCCGGGGCCCGCATCGCCCGGCCGATCCGGGAGCTGACCGCCGCCGCGGTGCGGGTGCGCACGGGCGACCTCACCGCCCGGGTGCCGGTGGACGAGGCCGACGAGATCGGGGCCCTCGGCGAGGCCTTCAACCAGATGACGGCGTCGCTCACCAGCCTGACCGGAGAGCTGCGGGAGGCGGCCGTGCAGGAGTCCCAGGTCCGCGACGAGCTGGAGACCGTCCTGCAGTCGATGAGCGACGGCCTGATCGCCCTCGACCTCTCGGCGCGCATCGTCACGATCAACCGGGAGGCGCAACGGCTGGTGGGGATGTCGGCGGACCGGGCCCGGGGGCGTCAGATCGAGACCGTGCTGGGGCTGGTGGACGCCGGCGGGGCGCCCATCGACCTGCCCGTCTACCGCCTCGAGGCCGGCTCCGCCGTCGGCTTCGTGCCCTCCCCCGACCGCAGCGACCCGGACACCAAGGTGTCGCTCACCTCGGCGCCCATCTCGGACGACGAGGGGACGGTGCGGGGTGCGGTGGTCGTGTTGCGCGACCTCACCTCGGAGCACCTCATCGACAAGATGAAGGTGGAGTTCCTCTCCAACGTGTCCCATGAGCTGCGCACCCCGCTGACGCCCATCAAGGGCTACGCCGATCTCATGCGGCGCAAGACCCTCCCGCCCGAGAAGGTGCAGACCTTCCTGAACGTCATCGTGGCCTCGACGGAGCGGATGGAGCGCATCGTCAACATGCTGGTCGACTTCTCGGCCATGCAGGCGGGCAACATCACGATCCGGCGGGTCAATGTCAGCCTCGACGCCGTCACCGACGAGCTCGTCACCAAGTGGCGCCCGGCGGCGCCCAAGCACACCTTCCTCCGGGAGGGCTTCGAGTCCCTGCCGCCGGTACCGGTGGACAAGCGGCTGTTCCCCCTGGCCGTCGACGAGTTGATCGACAACGCGGTCAAGTTCAGCCCCGACGGCGGCAAGGTCTGGGTGCGCGGCCTGATGGACCCCCGGCGGCCGGACCGGGTACTGGTGTCGGTGACCGACCAGGGCATCGGGATCGCCGAGGCGGAGATCGAGCGGATCTTCCAGGACTTCGTGCAGGTGGACGCCTCGGAGACGCGAGAATTCGGGGGCCTGGGACTGGGCCTGGCCTACGTCCGGCGCATCATTGAGGCGCATGGGGGGGAACTGCGGGTGGAGAGCACGCCGGGGGAGGGGTCGACCTTCACGCTGGTGATCCCGATCTTCAACGTGCCCGAGAACGATGGGGGCGAGGCGCCCGAGGGCACCAGCGCCGAGGCCCGGCCGGGCCCGCAGCGTCCCCGCCCCACACCCACCTTCCGCCGGGTCCATTCCGCACGCCGACCGCCACCGGAGTCACCCGAGGACCGGGACAAGTGA
- a CDS encoding HAD-IIB family hydrolase produces MADATVAALQALRDSGRRLVIVTGRELDDLRTVLPRLDLFERIPAENGALLYGPETQRDRRLGDAPSENLVREIETGGVAALSIGASILATLEEHRHTVLAAIADLGLENHLVSNKGALMILPSGVNKASGLEAALAELKLTRHNTVAMGDGENDHALLDLSECGWAVAGTVHPLSP; encoded by the coding sequence GTGGCCGACGCCACCGTGGCCGCCCTCCAGGCCCTGCGGGACTCCGGGCGCCGGTTGGTGATCGTGACCGGGCGCGAACTGGACGACCTCCGGACTGTGCTCCCCCGCCTGGACCTCTTCGAGCGGATCCCGGCCGAGAACGGCGCCCTCCTCTACGGGCCGGAAACCCAGCGCGACCGCCGGCTCGGGGATGCGCCCTCCGAGAACCTGGTGCGGGAGATTGAGACCGGGGGCGTGGCCGCGCTGTCTATCGGGGCGAGCATCCTCGCCACGCTGGAGGAGCACCGCCACACCGTGCTGGCAGCCATTGCCGACCTCGGCCTCGAGAACCACCTGGTCTCCAACAAGGGCGCCCTGATGATCCTGCCCTCGGGGGTCAACAAGGCGTCGGGCCTCGAGGCCGCGCTCGCCGAGCTGAAGCTCACCCGCCACAACACCGTGGCGATGGGCGACGGGGAGAACGACCACGCCCTCCTCGATCTGAGCGAGTGCGGCTGGGCGGTCGCCGGCACCGTGCACCCGCTCAGCCCCTAG